A single Watersipora subatra chromosome 7, tzWatSuba1.1, whole genome shotgun sequence DNA region contains:
- the LOC137399480 gene encoding protein TIS11-like — translation MVSERFPHYSGDFPKDYWAASQTLDMPYLNQARRWSVSSLQDKPSIAYDGMQRRCSVQVDRSYLQSSGNTLKAINSQQRSHCQKPVLRNVVSAPQPVDGIDPRQLLPRTPVVQRSEIMPAPSIESVDSTAVETARYKTELCRPFEETGQCRYGGKCQFAHGKPELRCINRHPKYKTELCRTFHTTGLCSYGHRCNFIHNDEERRGPAQATSSTALNRHRGSLPMGLPVGILGSESSSSSITSGSPSQSPPYLQDDTLARLSPAPSFGSDGASIASTTYTPPGSPKFDLSDYQFNSPLDMGLSLSHMLSK, via the exons ATGGTTTCAGAAAGATTCCCACACTATAGTGGCGATTTCCCTAAGGACTACTGGGCTGCAAGTCAAACTCTCGATATGCCTTATCTTAATCAG GCACGACGATGGAGTGTATCATCGCTTCAGGATAAACCAAGCATTGCTTACGATGGAATGCAACGAAGGTGCAGTGTTCAGGTCGATAGATCTTACTTGCAGTCTTCTGGCAACACCTTGAAGGCAATTAATTCACAGCAACGTAGTCATTGTCAAAAACCTGTACTGAGAAACGTCGTTTCGGCCCCACAACCTGTTGACGGCATCGACCCCAGACAGCTTCTTCCGCGAACACCAGTGGTACAGCGTTCGGAAATCATGCCTGCTCCGTCTATTGAATCTGTCGATTCGACAGCTGTTGAGACAGCCCGTTACAAAACCGAACTCTGCAGACCATTTGAGGAAACCGGACAGTGTAGATATGGTGGAAAATGTCAATTTGCTCATGGGAAACCAGAGTTGCGTTGTATAAACCGACATCCCAAGTACAAGACCGAATTGTGCAGAACATTTCACACAACAGGACTGTGTTCGTATGGTCACAGATGTAATTTCATACACAATGATGAGGAGCGTCGTGGACCTGCCCAGGCAACCTCATCAACTGCATTGAACAGGCACAGAGGTTCCTTGCCAATGGGCTTGCCTGTTGGTATTTTGGGCTCAGAGTCGTCTTCCAGCTCCATCACTAGTGGATCTCCGTCGCAGTCGCCGCCGTATCTGCAGGACGATACGCTTGCTCGTCTCTCTCCTGCTCCAAGTTTTGGAAGTGATGGTGCAAGCATTGCTAGCACTACTTATACACCTCCAGGATCTCCTAAATTCGATCTATCAGACTATCAATTTAATTCACCACTCGACATGGGATTGTCTCTTTCCCACATGTTATCAAAATGA